One region of Rhizobium sp. 9140 genomic DNA includes:
- the istB gene encoding IS21-like element helper ATPase IstB, with translation MNTQAPEILLTHYLKTLKLPSFQREYQKLARLCATEGVDHVGYLTRLAEREMIERDRRKVERRIKAARFPVVKSLDSFDFAAIPKLNRMQVLELARCEWIERRENVIALGPSGTGKTHVALGLGLAACQKGLSVGFTTAAALVSEMMEARDERRLIRFQKQMAAYQLLIIDELGFVPLSKTGAELLFELISQRYERGATLITSNLPFDEWTETLGSERLTGALLDRITHHVSILEMNGDSYRLAQSRARKAG, from the coding sequence ATGAACACCCAAGCACCCGAGATCCTTCTCACCCATTATCTCAAAACCCTGAAGCTGCCGAGTTTCCAGCGCGAGTACCAGAAGCTGGCCCGGCTGTGCGCCACCGAAGGCGTCGATCATGTCGGATACCTCACCCGGCTTGCCGAGCGGGAGATGATCGAACGGGACCGTCGCAAGGTCGAGCGTCGCATCAAGGCGGCCAGGTTCCCGGTCGTCAAAAGCCTCGACAGTTTCGACTTCGCCGCCATCCCAAAGCTGAACAGGATGCAGGTGCTGGAACTGGCGCGCTGCGAATGGATCGAGCGCAGGGAGAACGTTATCGCTCTCGGCCCCAGCGGCACGGGCAAGACCCATGTGGCGCTCGGCCTCGGCCTGGCCGCCTGCCAGAAGGGCCTGTCCGTTGGGTTCACGACAGCGGCCGCACTGGTCAGCGAGATGATGGAGGCGCGCGACGAGCGGCGTCTCATCCGGTTCCAGAAGCAGATGGCCGCCTACCAGCTGTTGATCATCGATGAACTGGGCTTCGTGCCGCTGTCAAAGACCGGCGCGGAATTGCTGTTCGAGCTGATCTCGCAACGATACGAGCGAGGCGCGACCCTGATCACCAGCAACCTTCCTTTTGACGAATGGACGGAAACCTTGGGGTCCGAGCGCCTGACCGGCGCTTTGCTCGACCGCATCACCCATCACGTCAGCATCCTCGAGATGAACGGCGACAGCTATCGTCTCGCCCAAAGCCGCGCCCGAAAGGCCGGCTGA
- the istA gene encoding IS21 family transposase gives MELYLKVRLACSEGMSRRQAAKHFNISRDSVSKMLSYSTPPGYQRQSPIRRPKLDAFVSTIDHWLDEDRQVPRKQRHTAKRVFDRLRDECGFTGGYTIIKDYMRERDQRRQEVFVPLSHPPGHAQADFGEAMVVIGGVEQKAHFFVLDLPHSDGCYVRAYPAAVAEAWVDGHVHAFAFFGAVPQSIVYDNDRCLVAKILPDGTRKRATLFSGFLSHYLIRDRYGRPGKGNDKGNVEGLVGYARRNFMVPIPQFATWEAFNTFLEEQCRKRQRDRLRGESETIGERLRRDLAAMRALPASPFDACDQASAKVTAQSLVRYKTNDYSVPVAYGHQDVWVRGYVNEVVIGGRGEIIARHPRCWEREDVVFDPVHYLPLIEQKINSLDQAAPLQGWDLPQEFATLRRLMEGRMAKHGRREYVQVLRLLESFELADLHAAVKQAIQLGAIGFDAVKHLILCRVERRPPRLDLSIYPYLPRATVETTSAKAYMRLLSSDAGEVA, from the coding sequence GTGGAATTATATCTGAAGGTTCGACTGGCTTGCTCGGAAGGCATGAGCCGGCGTCAGGCTGCAAAGCATTTCAACATATCGCGCGACAGCGTTTCCAAGATGCTGTCCTATTCGACGCCACCTGGCTATCAGCGACAATCACCGATCCGGCGGCCCAAGCTGGATGCGTTTGTCTCGACGATCGATCACTGGCTGGACGAAGACAGACAAGTGCCGCGCAAGCAGCGCCATACGGCCAAGCGGGTGTTTGACCGGCTTCGAGACGAATGCGGGTTCACTGGCGGCTATACGATCATCAAGGATTACATGCGCGAGCGGGATCAGCGCCGCCAGGAAGTGTTCGTGCCGCTGTCGCATCCGCCCGGCCATGCGCAGGCCGATTTCGGTGAGGCGATGGTGGTCATCGGCGGTGTCGAGCAGAAGGCGCATTTCTTCGTGCTCGACCTTCCGCACAGCGACGGCTGCTACGTGCGGGCCTATCCGGCGGCAGTGGCCGAGGCCTGGGTCGATGGCCATGTCCATGCGTTCGCTTTCTTCGGCGCCGTGCCGCAATCGATCGTCTACGACAACGACCGTTGCCTGGTGGCGAAGATTTTGCCTGACGGCACCCGCAAGCGCGCGACGTTGTTCAGCGGCTTCCTGTCCCACTACCTTATCCGGGATCGCTATGGCCGTCCCGGCAAGGGCAACGACAAGGGGAACGTCGAGGGTCTCGTCGGCTATGCCCGGCGCAACTTCATGGTACCGATCCCGCAGTTTGCGACATGGGAGGCGTTCAACACCTTTCTGGAGGAGCAGTGCCGGAAGCGCCAGCGCGACAGGCTGCGCGGCGAGAGCGAGACGATCGGCGAGCGCTTGCGGCGCGATCTGGCTGCCATGCGCGCCTTGCCAGCCTCGCCATTTGATGCCTGCGACCAGGCAAGTGCCAAGGTGACGGCGCAGTCGCTGGTGCGCTACAAGACCAACGACTATTCCGTCCCGGTCGCCTATGGCCATCAGGATGTGTGGGTGCGCGGCTATGTCAACGAAGTGGTCATTGGTGGCCGTGGCGAGATCATCGCCCGCCATCCTCGGTGCTGGGAACGGGAAGACGTCGTCTTCGATCCTGTCCATTACCTGCCGCTGATCGAGCAGAAGATCAATTCGCTGGATCAGGCAGCGCCCCTCCAGGGCTGGGACTTGCCGCAAGAGTTCGCTACGCTGCGCCGGTTGATGGAAGGCCGCATGGCCAAACACGGCCGGCGTGAGTACGTGCAGGTCCTCCGCCTGCTGGAGAGCTTCGAACTCGCCGATCTGCATGCGGCGGTGAAGCAGGCGATCCAGCTTGGCGCCATTGGCTTTGACGCCGTCAAGCATCTGATCCTGTGCCGGGTGGAACGCCGGCCGCCCAGACTGGACCTGTCCATCTACCCGTATTTGCCGAGGGCGACGGTCGAGACGACATCGGCGAAGGCGTATATGCGTCTCCTGTCGTCGGATGCGGGAGAAGTCGCATGA
- the argE gene encoding acetylornithine deacetylase — MTVTVTAGDRSTRRDNSIRILGDLVGFNTVSDRSNLDLVDYVESCLHAHGAHTWRLPSEDGLKANLVARLGPDVDGGLILSGHSDVVPVDGQAWSTSPFELTRVDDRLFGRGSADMKGFVACVLACLPEIAARDLRKPIYLALSYDEELGCLGVHDIISDLNRRAIRPDLCIVGEPTMMDVGLAHKGNRTFRLTFTGQAAHSSRAPTAVNAVAYAAELVTSVTAAQAEIARRGPFMQGFDIEYTTVHVGVMTGGRQVNIVPDRCVVDMEFRFLPGVDPAALTENLVMAEVRRLDRAMAKRKPGCGVAVEPAYAYPAFNMATDHPAVTIVKRCAGRNSDVKLSYGTEAGCFREAMEMPVIVCGPGDIRQAHQPDEFIAVDQLDACGDFLIDLVTVIC, encoded by the coding sequence GTGACAGTGACCGTAACCGCAGGCGACCGGTCGACCCGTCGTGACAATTCCATCAGGATCCTTGGTGACCTCGTCGGCTTCAATACAGTCAGCGACCGGTCCAACCTGGACCTCGTCGACTACGTCGAGTCCTGTCTTCACGCCCACGGGGCACACACATGGCGTCTGCCCTCGGAGGACGGGCTAAAGGCGAACCTTGTCGCGCGACTCGGGCCGGATGTGGATGGCGGTCTGATCCTGTCAGGTCATTCGGATGTGGTGCCGGTCGATGGGCAGGCATGGTCGACGTCGCCCTTCGAATTGACTCGTGTCGACGACCGCCTTTTCGGGCGCGGCTCGGCCGACATGAAGGGTTTCGTCGCCTGCGTGCTCGCCTGTCTGCCGGAGATCGCAGCACGCGATCTGCGCAAGCCGATTTACCTCGCTCTCTCCTATGACGAGGAACTGGGCTGCCTGGGCGTTCATGACATCATCAGCGATCTTAATCGCCGCGCGATACGACCGGATCTCTGCATCGTCGGCGAGCCAACGATGATGGACGTCGGGCTGGCGCACAAGGGCAACCGCACTTTCCGGCTGACCTTCACCGGGCAGGCTGCGCATTCAAGCCGGGCGCCGACGGCGGTGAACGCGGTCGCCTATGCCGCGGAGCTGGTGACCTCCGTCACTGCGGCACAAGCGGAAATAGCCCGCCGGGGGCCGTTCATGCAGGGCTTCGACATCGAATATACCACCGTCCATGTCGGGGTGATGACTGGCGGCCGGCAGGTCAACATCGTTCCTGACCGATGCGTGGTCGACATGGAATTCCGCTTCCTCCCCGGGGTGGACCCGGCGGCCCTGACGGAGAACCTCGTCATGGCGGAGGTTCGTCGCCTCGACCGGGCCATGGCGAAGCGCAAACCTGGCTGCGGGGTCGCCGTCGAGCCGGCATATGCTTATCCGGCATTCAACATGGCTACCGACCATCCTGCCGTGACGATTGTCAAGCGGTGCGCAGGCCGCAACAGCGACGTGAAGTTGTCCTACGGCACGGAGGCGGGCTGCTTCCGCGAGGCCATGGAGATGCCGGTTATCGTCTGCGGGCCCGGAGACATCCGCCAGGCGCACCAGCCAGACGAATTCATTGCTGTCGACCAACTGGACGCATGCGGGGACTTCCTGATCGACCTGGTTACTGTGATTTGTTGA
- a CDS encoding CapA family protein, with product MSDSFLMTAAGDIVIRHPLFGEDAVNSDGFTRLMADMAKGDLVWGSCEVQFSTRGFRTDSTIAYLVPPQVGRDLCKAGFNVMTVATNHTWDYGPDAFLDTLDNLREGGVEPVGGGRTPEDAWRPFVRDVNGIKVGILAASCLVPPYYAVLPDRPGIAAVRVRQLAALDPIGMMIEPGAPIKMESYAEPEDVELLVQAIRRLKAETDVTIVSMHWGYGRGTPLATYQRPLAHQIIEAGADMILGNHGHSPTAIEIIDGKPVIYSLGNNVAQQDRINATPRQLEIFEDIDPWSVVAELEIGRDGVRAITLIPTECQSDGLPVMVGGTPAGQMILERVAKLSERYGTAVEIVDGKAVIRP from the coding sequence ATGTCTGACAGCTTTCTAATGACCGCGGCTGGCGACATCGTCATCCGTCATCCCCTCTTCGGCGAAGACGCGGTTAACTCCGACGGCTTCACGCGGCTGATGGCCGATATGGCGAAAGGAGATCTGGTGTGGGGATCGTGCGAGGTGCAGTTCTCGACGCGCGGCTTCAGAACGGACTCGACCATCGCCTATCTCGTGCCGCCCCAGGTCGGGCGCGATCTCTGCAAGGCCGGGTTCAATGTGATGACGGTTGCGACCAACCACACATGGGACTACGGGCCGGATGCATTTCTCGACACGCTCGACAATCTGCGGGAGGGTGGCGTCGAGCCGGTCGGCGGCGGACGCACCCCCGAAGACGCTTGGCGGCCATTCGTGCGCGATGTTAACGGGATCAAGGTCGGCATCTTGGCGGCCTCGTGCTTGGTGCCGCCCTACTACGCCGTGCTACCCGACCGTCCCGGCATTGCGGCCGTCCGCGTCCGCCAGCTCGCCGCGCTCGATCCGATCGGCATGATGATCGAGCCCGGCGCGCCGATCAAGATGGAAAGCTATGCGGAGCCGGAAGACGTCGAGTTGCTCGTCCAGGCGATTCGCCGGCTGAAGGCCGAGACGGACGTGACCATCGTCAGCATGCACTGGGGTTATGGCAGGGGCACGCCACTGGCGACCTACCAGCGGCCGCTTGCCCACCAGATCATCGAGGCTGGGGCCGACATGATCCTCGGCAATCACGGCCACAGCCCGACCGCGATCGAGATAATCGACGGCAAGCCCGTCATCTACAGTCTTGGCAACAACGTGGCACAGCAGGATCGCATCAACGCGACGCCGAGGCAGCTGGAAATCTTCGAGGACATAGATCCCTGGTCCGTTGTCGCGGAGCTCGAGATCGGACGCGACGGCGTGCGCGCCATCACCCTCATTCCGACCGAGTGCCAGTCTGACGGCCTCCCGGTGATGGTCGGGGGGACACCTGCCGGCCAGATGATCCTCGAACGCGTCGCTAAGCTGTCGGAGCGCTACGGGACCGCCGTCGAGATCGTTGACGGCAAGGCAGTCATCCGCCCGTGA
- a CDS encoding TRAP transporter large permease subunit has product MIRSLLSRDKEVRITATWAERFASLKHLVPPLIICFVIIGSIYAGIATPTESAALGVLAVLVLAATRRKLQPAVLLSAFENTMRTTGMIMLIIVFAYFLNFVLSGVGLSSSITAFMSDLGLSPMWTLFAVIVFYVILGCFMETLSMMIATIPIIAPIVFAAGFDPIWYGVVMMILVELAMITPPIGINLYVVQGIRPTGGIGDVIVGTLPFVLAMFVMLALLIVFPSMTSVFL; this is encoded by the coding sequence GTGATCCGCAGCCTCCTTTCCAGAGACAAGGAAGTCCGCATCACCGCGACATGGGCTGAGCGCTTTGCGTCGCTGAAACACCTTGTGCCGCCGCTCATCATCTGTTTCGTCATTATCGGATCGATCTATGCTGGCATCGCGACGCCAACCGAGTCGGCAGCGCTGGGCGTTCTCGCCGTGCTGGTCCTCGCAGCGACGCGACGCAAACTGCAACCTGCTGTCCTGCTGAGCGCCTTCGAAAACACCATGCGCACGACTGGCATGATCATGTTGATCATCGTGTTCGCCTACTTCCTCAATTTCGTTCTGTCCGGCGTCGGACTTTCGAGCTCCATCACTGCGTTCATGTCCGATCTCGGACTGTCGCCGATGTGGACCCTGTTCGCCGTCATCGTCTTCTACGTCATCCTCGGCTGCTTCATGGAGACGCTGTCGATGATGATCGCGACGATCCCGATCATCGCGCCGATCGTCTTCGCGGCCGGCTTCGACCCGATCTGGTATGGCGTCGTGATGATGATCCTAGTCGAACTGGCGATGATCACGCCGCCGATCGGCATCAACCTCTACGTCGTCCAGGGTATCCGGCCGACGGGTGGCATTGGCGACGTAATCGTCGGAACGCTGCCCTTCGTCCTGGCGATGTTCGTGATGCTTGCGCTGCTGATCGTCTTCCCGAGCATGACCAGCGTCTTCCTCTGA
- a CDS encoding TRAP transporter large permease subunit translates to MIAFAFVGLMVLVFLAIPVAAVMGLLGLSLNFIFTDIPLWRALGEISWGAFTEYTLLAVPLYILLGELFLRTGIAEEMYTALSKWVSWLPGGLMHANVASCTMFSATSGSSVATAATIGTLAIPQQRKYGYDEKLFLGSIAAGGTLGILIPPSINMIIYGVLTNSSIPQLYMAAIVPGLIMAAMFAGRS, encoded by the coding sequence ATGATCGCATTCGCTTTCGTGGGCCTGATGGTCCTCGTTTTCCTCGCCATTCCGGTGGCGGCAGTGATGGGCTTGCTCGGCCTGTCGCTCAATTTCATCTTCACCGACATCCCGCTCTGGCGGGCGCTGGGCGAGATCAGCTGGGGGGCATTTACCGAATACACGCTGCTGGCGGTCCCGCTCTACATCCTGCTGGGCGAACTCTTTCTGCGCACCGGCATTGCAGAAGAGATGTACACCGCGCTCAGCAAATGGGTGTCGTGGCTGCCGGGCGGCCTGATGCACGCCAATGTCGCGTCCTGCACCATGTTCTCGGCGACGTCCGGTTCAAGCGTCGCCACTGCGGCGACGATCGGTACGCTTGCGATCCCGCAGCAGAGGAAATACGGGTATGATGAGAAACTATTCCTCGGCTCGATCGCGGCCGGTGGGACGCTCGGCATCCTAATCCCGCCGTCGATCAACATGATCATCTACGGCGTGCTGACCAACTCCTCGATCCCACAGCTGTACATGGCGGCGATCGTGCCGGGCCTGATCATGGCTGCGATGTTCGCCGGACGATCGTGA
- a CDS encoding TRAP transporter small permease subunit yields MRSNQQRRRAAFAPSLNHGSFHAHAAPVGFPLVCLDLRWLLLLSALLVGLEVLMRSLFQHSFGGVDEISSYIFAIGVAWSLAFTLLHRAHIRIDLVYAKLSSSKRAALDILALAGLIAVTTLLFQQALMTTSTSFELGSRSNTPLGVTLWIPQSIWTAGLGFFLLVQAYLLARIFYLFLTSQHRQVAALSGIKTIDEEIDDEIRT; encoded by the coding sequence TTGCGAAGCAATCAGCAAAGGCGCCGCGCCGCCTTCGCCCCTTCCCTCAATCACGGATCATTCCATGCTCACGCTGCTCCGGTCGGTTTCCCGCTGGTCTGTCTGGATCTCAGGTGGCTGCTTCTGCTGTCCGCCCTGCTTGTCGGGTTAGAAGTGCTGATGCGCAGCCTGTTCCAGCATTCCTTCGGCGGCGTTGACGAGATTTCATCCTACATCTTCGCGATCGGCGTGGCTTGGTCGCTCGCCTTCACGCTGCTACACCGCGCGCATATCCGCATCGACTTAGTCTATGCGAAGCTGTCGTCCAGCAAGCGGGCCGCGCTGGACATCCTGGCTCTGGCAGGTCTCATCGCCGTTACCACTCTGCTGTTCCAGCAGGCCTTAATGACCACGTCGACTTCCTTCGAACTTGGTTCCCGGTCCAACACGCCGCTCGGCGTCACGCTCTGGATACCGCAATCAATCTGGACGGCCGGCCTCGGCTTCTTCCTGCTCGTCCAGGCCTATCTGCTGGCCCGGATATTCTACCTGTTCCTCACGAGCCAGCACAGGCAGGTCGCCGCGCTCTCCGGGATCAAGACAATCGACGAAGAGATCGACGACGAGATCCGCACCTGA
- a CDS encoding MurR/RpiR family transcriptional regulator, whose product MSSNQRKPLSLLIHERAGSLSPADRQLADVILSFPGEIASYTAVELAKMAGISNAAVSRFVQKLGFRSYEDMKRHARDLRSEGAPNYLLEKGPTDTVGQIARHVHFGQQNIAETFSGLDPTALAAATQGIASAEKIVFVGVRNGHFLAKYLRWQISLVCLNTVLLPSDGETIAESLSSLTERDVVVVFAIRRLVPLIRATLALLPQLRARSLLIVDQHYREPLQPTWLLRCVTHSPSPSTTMRPYCCCATSWPTKCCGYAAMLAGIA is encoded by the coding sequence ATGAGTTCTAACCAGCGAAAGCCGCTTTCCCTTCTCATTCACGAGCGGGCTGGCAGCTTATCGCCAGCAGATCGGCAACTAGCCGACGTGATTCTGTCGTTTCCGGGCGAAATCGCCAGCTACACTGCGGTGGAACTAGCCAAGATGGCCGGCATTTCTAACGCTGCGGTCAGCCGCTTTGTCCAGAAGCTTGGTTTCCGCAGTTATGAGGACATGAAGCGGCACGCACGCGACCTGCGTAGCGAAGGTGCTCCGAACTACCTGTTGGAGAAGGGACCGACCGACACGGTCGGCCAGATCGCCCGCCATGTGCATTTCGGACAGCAGAACATCGCCGAGACCTTTAGCGGTCTCGACCCGACGGCTTTGGCTGCGGCGACGCAGGGCATTGCAAGCGCCGAGAAGATCGTCTTCGTCGGCGTGCGCAACGGCCATTTCCTCGCGAAATATCTGCGGTGGCAGATCAGCTTAGTGTGCCTCAACACCGTGCTGTTGCCGAGCGACGGGGAGACGATCGCCGAGTCTCTGTCCAGCCTGACTGAACGTGATGTCGTGGTCGTCTTCGCCATCCGCCGGCTGGTGCCGCTGATCCGTGCAACGCTGGCCCTGCTGCCGCAACTGAGAGCCCGTTCGTTATTGATCGTCGACCAGCACTACCGCGAGCCCCTGCAGCCGACATGGCTGCTGCGTTGCGTGACGCACAGCCCCTCGCCCTCGACAACCATGCGGCCGTACTGCTGCTGTGCCACATCATGGCCGACGAAGTGTTGCGGCTACGCGGCGATGCTGGCCGGCATCGCCTGA